A genomic region of Cytophagia bacterium CHB2 contains the following coding sequences:
- a CDS encoding 4Fe-4S binding protein, with translation MRFVQAQIITFAKTLWRINMSAVSPVTTIHSKPPRVTASKKIPPELRRQRYAPAQLTPFWRWQWRLKNDSQFLRVHVQIAFAALTIWIGVEFILFVRWLESGGMGAAPQRPPGVEGFLPLSALISLKHWWLTGSVNLIHPAALFIFLAILALGVLLKKSFCGWLCPVGFLSELHWKFGRWLFGKNLRVPKFLDWPLRMIKYLLLYFFLYAILAKMGRHALNAFINSAYNQVADIKMLYFFERIDSTGLWIIGVIALLSLPIKNFWCRYLCPYGALLGLGSLFSPVKITRNVDNCIDCELCTKACPSNVQVHRVKRVHSDECMACLACAQVCPVKETLDLKTRVPARIVPAPVFAALIAGVFVAITGAAMLAGLWHNSISNEDYLRHMPRIEAYGHPGR, from the coding sequence ATGCGATTTGTTCAAGCACAAATTATAACTTTTGCCAAAACTCTTTGGAGAATAAACATGTCTGCCGTTTCGCCGGTTACGACGATTCACTCGAAGCCGCCCCGCGTTACTGCATCCAAAAAAATCCCGCCTGAGCTGCGGCGGCAGCGTTACGCTCCCGCCCAGCTCACACCCTTCTGGCGCTGGCAGTGGCGGCTCAAAAATGATTCACAATTTTTGCGTGTGCATGTACAGATCGCGTTTGCCGCGTTGACCATTTGGATCGGCGTGGAGTTCATTCTGTTCGTGCGCTGGCTGGAAAGCGGCGGCATGGGCGCCGCGCCGCAGCGCCCGCCGGGCGTCGAAGGCTTCCTGCCGTTGAGCGCACTCATTTCGCTCAAACACTGGTGGCTCACCGGCAGCGTCAATCTGATTCATCCGGCCGCGCTGTTTATTTTTTTGGCGATTTTGGCGCTGGGTGTTTTGTTGAAAAAATCATTTTGCGGCTGGCTTTGTCCGGTGGGGTTTTTATCGGAATTGCATTGGAAATTCGGGCGCTGGCTGTTTGGAAAAAATCTGCGCGTACCGAAATTCCTGGATTGGCCGCTGCGGATGATCAAGTATCTGCTGCTTTACTTTTTTCTCTATGCCATCCTGGCGAAGATGGGCCGGCACGCGTTAAACGCATTCATTAACAGCGCGTATAATCAAGTCGCCGACATCAAAATGCTTTACTTTTTCGAACGCATCGACAGCACGGGTTTGTGGATTATCGGCGTTATTGCGCTGCTGTCGCTGCCGATCAAGAATTTTTGGTGCCGCTATCTTTGCCCCTATGGCGCGCTGCTCGGCCTCGGCAGCTTGTTCAGCCCGGTGAAGATCACGCGCAATGTCGACAACTGCATTGATTGCGAGCTTTGCACCAAAGCATGCCCCTCGAATGTCCAGGTGCATCGCGTTAAGCGTGTGCATTCGGATGAGTGCATGGCATGCCTGGCATGCGCGCAGGTTTGTCCGGTGAAAGAGACATTGGATTTGAAAACGCGCGTGCCCGCACGCATCGTTCCCGCGCCGGTGTTCGCGGCTTTGATCGCCGGCGTGTTCGTGGCCATCACCGGCGCGGCAATGCTGGCAGGCTTATGGCACAATTCCATTTCCAACGAGGATTACCTGCGCCATATGCCTCGCATCGAGGCCTATGGACATCCGGGAAGGTAA
- the mtnA gene encoding S-methyl-5-thioribose-1-phosphate isomerase has protein sequence MPVTTIEWRHHKVRLIDQTRLPEELVHLDLEEVDDLGEAIKSLRVRGAPALGVAGAFGVLLSIRNLKSEDSKDALFLELDRAIRYLRGTRPTAVNLGWALDRMHAVAMKQRDATVAEIKDSLLAEAFDIYERDRVVCRAMGRNGAELVPANANVITHCNTGALATADFGTGLGVLFTAHAQGKKLHVFVDETRPLLQGARLNMWELRHEGIPCTLICDNAAAFVMQRQKIDFCIVGADRITRNGDTANKIGTYSLAVNAHRHGIPFYVAAPISTIDFSKLTGAEIPIEERGAEEVTQGFGRRTAPPDCRVYNPAFDVTPHELIAAIITEAGVIRPPFVENLARLAGFDKLSQR, from the coding sequence ATGCCCGTTACCACCATCGAATGGCGCCATCACAAAGTCCGTTTGATCGATCAAACCCGCTTGCCGGAAGAATTGGTTCACCTGGATCTCGAGGAGGTGGATGATCTTGGTGAAGCGATCAAAAGCCTGCGCGTGCGAGGCGCGCCGGCGCTCGGCGTTGCCGGCGCATTCGGCGTTTTGTTGAGCATACGGAACCTCAAATCAGAAGACAGCAAAGATGCGCTGTTTTTGGAGCTGGATCGCGCGATTCGCTATTTGCGCGGCACGCGGCCGACCGCGGTTAATTTGGGGTGGGCATTGGATCGCATGCACGCCGTGGCAATGAAGCAGCGTGATGCCACGGTGGCGGAGATTAAAGATTCGCTGTTGGCAGAAGCATTCGATATTTATGAGCGCGACCGCGTCGTCTGCCGGGCGATGGGCCGGAACGGCGCCGAACTCGTGCCGGCGAACGCCAATGTGATCACGCATTGCAACACCGGCGCGCTGGCCACGGCTGATTTCGGCACGGGCTTGGGTGTGTTATTTACCGCCCATGCCCAGGGGAAAAAACTGCATGTGTTTGTTGACGAAACGCGGCCGCTGCTGCAAGGCGCGCGTTTGAACATGTGGGAATTGCGCCACGAGGGCATTCCTTGCACGTTGATTTGCGACAACGCCGCTGCCTTTGTGATGCAGCGCCAGAAGATTGATTTTTGCATTGTGGGCGCTGATCGCATTACGCGCAATGGCGACACTGCGAACAAAATCGGCACCTATTCGCTGGCGGTAAACGCACACCGGCATGGCATTCCGTTTTATGTCGCTGCGCCGATTTCGACCATTGATTTTAGCAAACTCACCGGCGCGGAGATTCCCATCGAAGAACGCGGGGCAGAAGAAGTGACGCAGGGATTTGGCCGGCGCACCGCACCGCCAGACTGTCGTGTCTACAATCCCGCATTCGATGTCACGCCGCATGAATTGATTGCGGCAATTATTACTGAGGCCGGCGTGATTCGTCCACCATTTGTTGAGAATTTGGCCAGGCTCGCTGGCTTCGACAAGCTCAGCCAGCGATAA
- a CDS encoding rhomboid family intramembrane serine protease, producing MNIYGQSYRFGIGSAWTPAVKGLIIANIVCFVLQNIAELVFKIDFLQAWFALCSLPHPELPAQLTLRQDFAVWQLFTYMFLHGDIWHILFNMLVLWMFGCELERFWGTTEFLRYYFICGVGAGLVHLMLNFNSPIPVLGASGAIFGVLAAFGLTFPDLIITFLLFFILPVQIKAKYLVMIVAAIALYMGVQGAEDGVAHFAHLGGMVVGFLYLKIDWPWKARGPRNFDHYSYTAPGGRSTPFFGKISDWFKQRAQSRRRMQVVRRRQHEMHLREKVDAILDKINEVGFDNLTSEEKQILKRASQTLNQENIRSEDFGPN from the coding sequence ATGAATATTTACGGGCAATCCTATCGTTTTGGAATCGGTTCGGCCTGGACGCCGGCGGTCAAGGGATTGATTATCGCCAATATTGTCTGCTTTGTGCTGCAGAATATCGCCGAATTGGTGTTCAAGATCGATTTCCTGCAAGCGTGGTTTGCCCTGTGTTCTTTGCCCCACCCGGAATTGCCGGCGCAGTTGACGCTGCGGCAGGATTTTGCCGTGTGGCAGTTGTTCACGTATATGTTTCTGCACGGCGACATCTGGCATATTTTGTTCAATATGCTGGTGTTGTGGATGTTCGGCTGCGAGCTTGAACGGTTTTGGGGCACCACGGAATTTCTGCGCTATTACTTTATTTGCGGCGTGGGCGCTGGCCTGGTTCATCTGATGCTCAATTTCAACTCGCCCATTCCGGTGTTGGGCGCCTCCGGCGCAATCTTTGGCGTGTTAGCCGCGTTCGGCCTGACGTTCCCGGATTTGATTATCACGTTTCTGTTGTTTTTTATTTTGCCGGTGCAAATCAAGGCAAAATACCTCGTCATGATCGTGGCGGCCATCGCGCTGTACATGGGCGTGCAGGGCGCAGAAGACGGGGTCGCGCACTTTGCTCATTTGGGCGGCATGGTTGTCGGCTTTCTTTATCTTAAAATAGATTGGCCGTGGAAAGCGCGGGGGCCGCGCAATTTCGACCATTACTCCTACACTGCTCCCGGCGGGCGGTCAACGCCATTTTTTGGCAAAATTTCGGATTGGTTCAAGCAGCGTGCACAATCCCGGCGCCGTATGCAAGTGGTGCGCCGCCGCCAGCATGAGATGCACCTGCGTGAAAAAGTGGATGCGATTTTGGATAAGATTAATGAAGTTGGATTTGACAATCTTACCTCAGAAGAAAAACAGATTCTCAAACGTGCCAGCCAAACCCTCAACCAGGAAAACATCCGCTCAGAAGATTTTGGCCCAAACTGA